The following is a genomic window from Hydrogenobaculum sp. Y04AAS1.
ACGTTTGTGGCCCCTGCACTTTTACTACCAACAGATGTGATATCTATACCTTTGTAAGAGGCTACTATCTTAGCAAACAATATAGAACCAAGAAGATAACCAAAAACGCTTAAAAGAAAACCTATTATAAACCCCATATCAATAACCGCTCTCTTCCTTAGGCTTAAAATCGTTTCCTATAGAAAACATCCAATTAAAATATTTTTCATAAATATCTGCTAGTTTTTGGCTTTTAATAATAAGAAGGTTTTCATAGTTTAGTTTTTCAGCAGATGCAGTCCAGTTGTAAGAACCAGTGATTATCTCTTTACCATCTATAACAGCAAATTTGTTGTGCATAAGACCTTTTACAAACCTTGTTTCCTCAACGGGTAGGGTCTTTATAGGAATACCGGCTCTGTAGAAAAATCTTGATCTTGAAAACCTTGTATTGGC
Proteins encoded in this region:
- a CDS encoding phospholipase D family protein, whose protein sequence is MRLKIYLTPILIAIFSIFIFSCSSKPSGAKTININNTQVSVYFSPNGGASDAIIREINHAHSFIDIAMYAFTSRPIGQAVIDAYKRGVKVRLVMDVREANTRFSRSRFFYRAGIPIKTLPVEETRFVKGLMHNKFAVIDGKEIITGSYNWTASAEKLNYENLLIIKSQKLADIYEKYFNWMFSIGNDFKPKEESGY